AAATCGCTCCTAAAAACACCGAGGATCATTATCTTGGACGAGCCGACGCGGGGCGTTGATATCGGAGCCAAGTTCGATGTCCACTCCCTGATTCGCGAACTTGCTGACTCGGGCGTTTCAGTGATCCTAATCTCGAGCGATCTTTCCGAGGTGCTGAGCCTGTCCGACCGGATCGCGGTCATGCGACGCGGCTCAATGGTTGGAATCCTTGACGGCACACAAGCTACCCAAGAAGCGGTCGTCGCGCTGGCAAGCGGAGGTGAAGCTTGAAGTTGCGGCTCGGCGTGGGTGCTGGTTTGCTGGTAGCGGCCTACCTATCCGCTCCTAGGCTGTTTACCAGTGGTTCGCTCAATTCGATTCTGCTCCTTCTTCCGCTGATTCTGACGGTCGCCTTGGGCGAGTTCCTCGTCGTAGTAACGGGCGGAATTGACATCTCGGTAGGCTCCATCCTAGGTTGCTCGGCAATGACATGCGGCGTAGCGCTCAAGGTGCGGCCAGACTTGCCTATTCCGGTTTGCTTCTTCCTCGGAGCAGTCTGTGGCATAGTACTCGGAGTCGTCAACGGGCTTCTCGTTGCAAAGGCCAATCTTTCGCCGCTCATCGTCACAATTGGGACATTGGCATCCTTCCGAGGGCTTGCATTTTTGATTGGGAGCGGCGAAACGGTGACTGGAAGTTCGGTGCCAGATTCATTGACGAGTCTTTCGAACCGTGGGTTGACCCTCGGTCCCGTGACCGTGAGTTGGCTGGCTGCGCTTTGTTTGACTCTGACTGTCGCAACCGCTTGGTTCGTGAAGTATCGACCGCTAGGGAGGGCCTTGTATGCCTTCGGAGGACAACCCGAAGCCGCCGTTCGTCGCGGAATCTCGTTGAGTGGAGTTCAGCTGTTTGCCTACATATTCAGCGGACTCATGGCGGGAATCGCTGGAGTCATGTATCTCTCGCGGTTCGGTCAGGTACAACCCGGCGCTGCGGGGAGCGGATTTGAACTCACGGTCATCGCTACCGTCGCAATCGCCGGAACCAAACTCACTGGCGGGGCCGGTCGTATCGCAAATGTAGCTCTAGCTGCACTTTGCATGGCGGCAATCACAGTCAGCCTGAGCACGCTGGGAATCGATACGAACTGGCAATTGCTCGTTTACGGTTTAGTTCTTCTAGTGATGGTTTGTAGCGACGGCCACCGTCGGAATCGGGAGACGTTGATGGCATGAAGAAGAACATTCCTCCGCTTCTCCTTTGTCTACTGGTTCTATTCATTGGATGGAGGGTTTCTCCCAATTTTCTTGATGCTGCCTATTTGCGAGACTCTGCGACTCTAATGGCCGAGATCGGAATCATCGCCATTGCGATGAACTACGTGATCGCGGCGGGCCAGATTGATCTGAGCGTTGGCTCGAACATGGTTCTGACGGCCTGCGTCACCGCCAAACTCCTTCAATGGGGATTACCGATCCCGTTGGCGCTGATCGTTGGAGTCGGGTTCGCCGCCCTCCTGGGCTGGCTCAATGGACTCCTCATCACCTACTTTCAGGTGCCTTCCTTCCTAGTCACGGTTGCGACGCTTGCCATCTTCCGTGGTGCGGCGAAAGCACTACTCGGGCCAGCTTCAGTGAAGGCACCTGCGAGTCTAGTTGGCATCGACACTTCAACGATGGCTTGGCTAACTGTGCCGTTATGGATTCTCTTGGGATTTGGTTTGGCTTCGGTGATTGTCCTCAACCGAACGGTTTTTGGAGCGTGGGTGCTTGCTGTGGGTTCCAATCAGCGGACGGCGTTCTAC
The DNA window shown above is from Armatimonadota bacterium and carries:
- a CDS encoding ABC transporter permease; translation: MKLRLGVGAGLLVAAYLSAPRLFTSGSLNSILLLLPLILTVALGEFLVVVTGGIDISVGSILGCSAMTCGVALKVRPDLPIPVCFFLGAVCGIVLGVVNGLLVAKANLSPLIVTIGTLASFRGLAFLIGSGETVTGSSVPDSLTSLSNRGLTLGPVTVSWLAALCLTLTVATAWFVKYRPLGRALYAFGGQPEAAVRRGISLSGVQLFAYIFSGLMAGIAGVMYLSRFGQVQPGAAGSGFELTVIATVAIAGTKLTGGAGRIANVALAALCMAAITVSLSTLGIDTNWQLLVYGLVLLVMVCSDGHRRNRETLMA
- a CDS encoding ABC transporter permease; the protein is MKKNIPPLLLCLLVLFIGWRVSPNFLDAAYLRDSATLMAEIGIIAIAMNYVIAAGQIDLSVGSNMVLTACVTAKLLQWGLPIPLALIVGVGFAALLGWLNGLLITYFQVPSFLVTVATLAIFRGAAKALLGPASVKAPASLVGIDTSTMAWLTVPLWILLGFGLASVIVLNRTVFGAWVLAVGSNQRTAFYSGVPVSKVIRSTFLISGMFSGVAALLMLSRLGIARADLANGAELDVITIVVVGGTLIQGGSANVIGSMLAFLMISLLRTAMGVASVTAEYQMTMIGALLVIAVLAKNVNIRIPSRKRSPIGQSVP